From Syngnathus scovelli strain Florida chromosome 14, RoL_Ssco_1.2, whole genome shotgun sequence, one genomic window encodes:
- the paplna gene encoding papilin isoform X2, translated as MMLPLLLLQLVLAPALLVSAEDYWEGWGAYGPCSRTCGGGVMVRSRRCITHRNDGGYNCVGPDKSYLACNTQECPAGTKDYREEQCAQFDGTDFKGSRYSWVPYYGAENPCELNCVPKGENFVYRHSASVKDGTPCHPGRLDICVEGVCRRMGCDNNLDSHVQEDPCLQCGGHGQTCSLVKNTFNTQRLAHGYNQMFTIPAGATSISIREKHPSRNYLAVRNLQGDYYLNGHWSLEFTSAAQIAGTKLYYQRGVEGDNLPESIIGRGPTTEPLIVELISQEPNQGVEYEYYLPVGHPAEGYTWSFGSWSACSKECGIGYQSRAVYCSIDNEAVPDYLCPHYARPESNRTCNPQACPVTYAWRTSEWADCNVACGGGIQYRGVDCLYNDESGPRVVEDAYCAQYTQAPTDQQKCNMQRCTDYPASAIISYIPSENAVQCRTTTYGCCYDRTTPAAGPNGEGCRDPPAPFERSICSLPKAAGSCSSWTARYFFDVLSGKCTEFWYGGCHGNSNHFATQEECHRVCHEPNGRANGNGNGNGNGNGHRNGNGNGNGNGNGNGHANGNGNGNGRTNGNGNGNGHTNGNGNGRTNGNGNGNGHTNGNGNGNGYTNGNGNGRSNGNGNGNGRTNGNGNGNGYTNGNGNGRSNGNGNGNGRTNGNGNGNGHTNGNGNGNGYSNGNGNGRPNGNGNGNGNGYSNGNGNGNGHPNGNGNGNGYSNGNGNGNGHPNGNGNGNGHGNGNGNGYSNGNGNGNGRTNGNGNGNGNGNGYPNGNGNGNGNGYPNGNGNGNGNGHPNGNGNGYSNGNGNGNGHGNGNGRTNGNGNGYSNGNGNGQPNGNGNGHTNGNGNGRSNGNGNGNGQNGNGHSNGNGNGNGNGNGNGYPNGNGNGRSNGYGLRANGNGNGNGNGNGEDYNGNGNGNGHRNGNGNGRSNGYAQRVASSVAQTAHKARVILKARRPHFVTVKKHFIPAASLTLPAQVKIDQSDPSAVEALAGQTVVLPCRVNPPPSSTVALQWSKDGAALTSRRHQQQPNGSLLLGPVSKSDEGWFLCVATKEQERDHRYVYLTVSGASQPQPTPLPTDERSPGFTLERSAPSLLEMRAGQTARLPCTVVPATSLRYVSVQWSRDGRTLSDSRFVQQLDGTLLIESLRTEDAGVYTCSASTQHQLEQRRVQLRVQAALRITKAPDNIQVPEGSTALLPCVASGVDVSIGWSRNGVPVRPDGRKVQVSADGSLILNNVQASDEGTYTCNAYAGIYSASASADVRLLKNLQTGGVMTSPSATACLDQPELANCELVVYARLCTNQYYAAFCCASCARQARSGDRLAR; from the exons ATGATGCTGCCTCTGTTGCTCCTCCAGCTGGTCCTGGCTCCAGCCCTTTTG GTGTCCGCTGAGGACTACTGGGAGGGGTGGGGTGCATACGGACCATGCAGTCGGACCTGCGGCGGTGGTGTGATGGTCAGAAGCAGACGCTGTATCACCCACAG AAACGACGGAGGCTACAACTGTGTTGGACCTGACAAGTCTTACCTGGCCTGTAACACTCAG GAGTGTCCCGCGGGAACTAAGGATTACCGTGAGGAGCAGTGCGCCCAGTTCGATGGGACTGACTTCAAGGGGTCACGTTACAGCTGGGTGCCTTATTACGGAG CCGAGAACCCCTGCGAGCTGAACTGCGTGCCAAAGGGAGAGAACTTTGTCTaccgccacagtgccagcgttaaGGACGGAACACCTTGCCATCCTGGACGCCTTGACATTTGTGTGGAGGGAGTCTGCAGG CGCATGGGCTGTGACAACAATCTGGACTCCCACGTGCAGGAGGACCCCTGCCTGCAGTGCGGAGGCCATGGACAGACCTGCTCACTGGTCAAGAACACCTTCAACACGCAGCGTCTTGCTCACG GTTACAACCAGATGTTCACCATCCCCGCTGGAGCCACCTCCATCAGCATTAGGGAGAAACACCCTTCACGCAATTACCTCG CTGTCAGGAACCTGCAAGGAGATTACTACCTGAACGGTCACTGGTCCCTGGAGTTCACCAGTGCTGCCCAAATTGCCGGCACCAAGCTGTACTACCAACGAGGCGTAGAGGGCGACAACCTTCCCGAGTCCATCATCGGCCGCGGACCCACCACCGAGCCCCTCATCGTGGAG CTGATCAGCCAGGAGCCCAACCAGGGTGTGGAGTACGAGTACTACCTTCCCGTGGGACACCCCGCAGAGGGATACACCTGGAGCTTCGGATCTTGGTCCGCCTGCAGCAAAGAGTGCGGAATTG GCTACCAGTCCAGAGCCGTCTACTGCTCCATCGACAACGAGGCCGTGCCCGACTACCTGTGCCCGCACTATGCCCGACCCGAGAGCAACAGAACCTGCAACCCTCAGGCCTGCCCTGTCACCTACGC CTGGAGAACCAGCGAGTGGGCCGACTGCAACGTGGCATGCGGAGGCGGAATCCAGTATCGCGGCGTGGACTGTCTCTACAATGACGAGTCGGGACCCCGCGTGGTCGAGGACGCCTACTGCGCTCAGTACACTCAGGCACCCACCGATCAGCAGAAATGCAACATGCAGCGCTGCACCGACTACCCCGCAAGTGCG atCATTTCCTACATCCCCTCGGAGAACGCCGTTCAGTGCCGCACCACCACCTACGGGTGCTGCTACGACCGCACCACCCCCGCTGCCGGGCCCAATGGAGAGGGCTGCCGTGACCCACCCGCACCTT TCGAGCGCTCCATCTGCTCGCTGCCTAAGGCCGCTGGATCCTGCTCCAGCTGGACGGCGCGCTACTTCTTTGATGTTCTAAGCGGCAAGTGTACCGAATTCTGGTACGGAGGCTGCCACGGCAACAGCAATCACTTTGCAACACAGGAGGAGTGCCACAGGGTCTGCCACGAGCCTAATGGCAGAGCAAACGGCAATGGAAACGGCAATGGAAACGGAAATGGTCACAGAAACGGAAATGGAAATGGAAATGGAAATGGTAACGGTAACGGCCACGCCAATGGAAATGGCAATGGTAATGGCCGCACCAATGGGAATGGAAATGGCAACGGCCACACCAACGGAAATGGAAACGGCCGCACCAATGGAAATGGAAATGGAAATGGCCACACCAATGGAAACGGAAATGGTAACGGTTACACAAACGGAAATGGAAACGGCCGCTCCAATGGAAATGGCAACGGTAATGGCCGCACCAATGGAAATGGTAACGGTAACGGTTACACAAACGGAAACGGCAACGGCCGCTCAAATGGAAATGGCAATGGTAATGGCCGCACCAACGGAAACGGTAACGGCAACGGCCACACCAACGGAAATGGCAATGGTAATGGTTACTCAAACGGAAACGGTAACGGCCGCCCCAACGGCAATGGCAATGGCAATGGTAACGGTTACTCAAACGGTAATGGAAATGGTAACGGCCACCCCAACGGCAATGGCAATGGTAATGGTTACTCAAATGGCAATGGAAACGGTAACGGCCACCCCAACGGCAATGGAAACGGTAACGGCCATGGCAATGGTAATGGTAATGGTTATTCAAACGGCAATGGAAATGGCAACGGCCGAACCAACGGTAATGGAAACGGCAATGGAAACGGTAACGGCTACCCCAACGGCAATGGCAATGGAAACGGTAACGGCTACCCCAACGGCAATGGCAATGGAAACGGTAACGGCCACCCCAACGGCAATGGTAATGGTTACTCAAACGGCAATGGAAACGGTAACGGACATGGAAACGGTAACGGACGCACCAACGGCAATGGTAATGGTTACTCAAATGGTAACGGTAACGGCCAACCCAACGGCAACGGTAACGGGCACACCAACGGAAATGGCAACGGTCGCTCCAACGGAAATGGAAACGGTAACGGCCAAAACGGTAATGGTCACTCCAACGGCAATGGAAACGGAAATGGAAACGGTAATGGAAATGGTTACCCAAACGGTAACGGAAATGGCCGCTCCAACGGATACGGACTGCGCGCCAACGGAAACGGAAATGGAAACGGCAACGGAAATGGCGAGGACTACAACGGAAATGGAAACGGAAATGGCCACCGCAACGGAAACGGCAATGGCCGCTCCAATGGCTACGCCCAGAGGGTAGCATCCAGCGTGGCCCAAACTGCCCACAAGGCCCGCGTCATCTTGAAGGCCCGCAGGCCTCACTTTGTCACCGTGAAAAAGCACTTCATCCCCGCGGCCAG TTTGACTTTGCCAGCCCAGGTCAAGATTGACCAGTCGGACCCGTCCGCCGTAGAGGCCCTGGCGGGCCAGACGGTGGTGTTACCCTGCAGAGTCAACCCACCGCCCAGTTCCACCGTGGCGCTTCAGTGGAGCAAGGATGGAGCCGCATTGACGTCACGCAG ACATCAACAGCAGCCCAACGGTTCGCTGCTGCTTGGTCCTGTCAGCAAGTCGGACGAAGGCTGGTTCTTGTGTGTGGCCACCAAGGAGCAGGAAAGAGACCACCGCTACGTTTACCTGACTGTCTCAG GAGCGTCCCAGCCGCAACCCACGCCCTTGCCGACGGACGAACGTTCGCCAGG GTTCACCCTGGAGCGCTCGGCCCCATCCTTGCTGGAGATGCGAGCGGGACAGACGGCCCGACTGCCGTGCACCGTCGTACCCGCAACCTCACTCAGATACGTCAGCGTACAAtggagccgagacggacgcacaCTCAGCGACTCCAG GTTTGTCCAGCAGTTAGATGGCACACTGCTCATTGAGTCACTTCGGACGGAGGACGCCGGTGTGTACACTTGCTCCGCCTCCACGCAGCATCAGCTGGAACAGAGACGCGTACAGCTCAGAGTTCAAG CTGCCTTGCGGATCACCAAAGCACCCGACAACATCCAAGTACCTGAAGGCAGCACGGCACTGCTACCCTGCGTGGCGTCGGGAGTCGACGTAAGCATCGGCTGGTCCAG GAACGGCGTCCCAGTGCGTCCGGACGGACGTAAGGTCCAGGTGTCTGCCGACGGGAGCCTGATCCTCAACAATGTGCAGGCATCCGACGAGGGCACCTACACGTGCAACGCCTACGCCGGCATCTACTCGGCCAGCGCCTCGGCTGACGTGCGCCTCCTCAAAAATTTACAAACAG GCGGGGTTATGACATCACCATCGGCTACGGCATGCTTGGACCAGCCCGAACTGGCCAACTGTGAGCTGGTGGTCTACGCCCGGCTGTGCACCAACCAGTACTACGCTGCCTTCTGTTGTGCCAGCTGTGCCCGCCAAGCACGCAGCGGTGACAGGTTAGCTCGGTGA
- the paplna gene encoding papilin isoform X1 encodes MMLPLLLLQLVLAPALLVSAEDYWEGWGAYGPCSRTCGGGVMVRSRRCITHRNDGGYNCVGPDKSYLACNTQECPAGTKDYREEQCAQFDGTDFKGSRYSWVPYYGAENPCELNCVPKGENFVYRHSASVKDGTPCHPGRLDICVEGVCRRMGCDNNLDSHVQEDPCLQCGGHGQTCSLVKNTFNTQRLAHGYNQMFTIPAGATSISIREKHPSRNYLAVRNLQGDYYLNGHWSLEFTSAAQIAGTKLYYQRGVEGDNLPESIIGRGPTTEPLIVELISQEPNQGVEYEYYLPVGHPAEGYTWSFGSWSACSKECGIGYQSRAVYCSIDNEAVPDYLCPHYARPESNRTCNPQACPVTYAWRTSEWADCNVACGGGIQYRGVDCLYNDESGPRVVEDAYCAQYTQAPTDQQKCNMQRCTDYPASAIISYIPSENAVQCRTTTYGCCYDRTTPAAGPNGEGCRDPPAPFERSICSLPKAAGSCSSWTARYFFDVLSGKCTEFWYGGCHGNSNHFATQEECHRVCHEPNGRANGNGNGNGNGNGHRNGNGNGNGNGNGNGHANGNGNGNGRTNGNGNGNGHTNGNGNGRTNGNGNGNGHTNGNGNGNGYTNGNGNGRSNGNGNGNGRTNGNGNGNGYTNGNGNGRSNGNGNGNGRTNGNGNGNGHTNGNGNGNGYSNGNGNGRPNGNGNGNGNGYSNGNGNGNGHPNGNGNGNGYSNGNGNGNGHPNGNGNGNGHGNGNGNGYSNGNGNGNGRTNGNGNGNGNGNGYPNGNGNGNGNGYPNGNGNGNGNGHPNGNGNGYSNGNGNGNGHGNGNGRTNGNGNGYSNGNGNGQPNGNGNGHTNGNGNGRSNGNGNGNGQNGNGHSNGNGNGNGNGNGNGYPNGNGNGRSNGYGLRANGNGNGNGNGNGEDYNGNGNGNGHRNGNGNGRSNGYAQRVASSVAQTAHKARVILKARRPHFVTVKKHFIPAASLTLPAQVKIDQSDPSAVEALAGQTVVLPCRVNPPPSSTVALQWSKDGAALTSRRHQQQPNGSLLLGPVSKSDEGWFLCVATKEQERDHRYVYLTVSEGASQPQPTPLPTDERSPGFTLERSAPSLLEMRAGQTARLPCTVVPATSLRYVSVQWSRDGRTLSDSRFVQQLDGTLLIESLRTEDAGVYTCSASTQHQLEQRRVQLRVQAALRITKAPDNIQVPEGSTALLPCVASGVDVSIGWSRNGVPVRPDGRKVQVSADGSLILNNVQASDEGTYTCNAYAGIYSASASADVRLLKNLQTGGVMTSPSATACLDQPELANCELVVYARLCTNQYYAAFCCASCARQARSGDRLAR; translated from the exons ATGATGCTGCCTCTGTTGCTCCTCCAGCTGGTCCTGGCTCCAGCCCTTTTG GTGTCCGCTGAGGACTACTGGGAGGGGTGGGGTGCATACGGACCATGCAGTCGGACCTGCGGCGGTGGTGTGATGGTCAGAAGCAGACGCTGTATCACCCACAG AAACGACGGAGGCTACAACTGTGTTGGACCTGACAAGTCTTACCTGGCCTGTAACACTCAG GAGTGTCCCGCGGGAACTAAGGATTACCGTGAGGAGCAGTGCGCCCAGTTCGATGGGACTGACTTCAAGGGGTCACGTTACAGCTGGGTGCCTTATTACGGAG CCGAGAACCCCTGCGAGCTGAACTGCGTGCCAAAGGGAGAGAACTTTGTCTaccgccacagtgccagcgttaaGGACGGAACACCTTGCCATCCTGGACGCCTTGACATTTGTGTGGAGGGAGTCTGCAGG CGCATGGGCTGTGACAACAATCTGGACTCCCACGTGCAGGAGGACCCCTGCCTGCAGTGCGGAGGCCATGGACAGACCTGCTCACTGGTCAAGAACACCTTCAACACGCAGCGTCTTGCTCACG GTTACAACCAGATGTTCACCATCCCCGCTGGAGCCACCTCCATCAGCATTAGGGAGAAACACCCTTCACGCAATTACCTCG CTGTCAGGAACCTGCAAGGAGATTACTACCTGAACGGTCACTGGTCCCTGGAGTTCACCAGTGCTGCCCAAATTGCCGGCACCAAGCTGTACTACCAACGAGGCGTAGAGGGCGACAACCTTCCCGAGTCCATCATCGGCCGCGGACCCACCACCGAGCCCCTCATCGTGGAG CTGATCAGCCAGGAGCCCAACCAGGGTGTGGAGTACGAGTACTACCTTCCCGTGGGACACCCCGCAGAGGGATACACCTGGAGCTTCGGATCTTGGTCCGCCTGCAGCAAAGAGTGCGGAATTG GCTACCAGTCCAGAGCCGTCTACTGCTCCATCGACAACGAGGCCGTGCCCGACTACCTGTGCCCGCACTATGCCCGACCCGAGAGCAACAGAACCTGCAACCCTCAGGCCTGCCCTGTCACCTACGC CTGGAGAACCAGCGAGTGGGCCGACTGCAACGTGGCATGCGGAGGCGGAATCCAGTATCGCGGCGTGGACTGTCTCTACAATGACGAGTCGGGACCCCGCGTGGTCGAGGACGCCTACTGCGCTCAGTACACTCAGGCACCCACCGATCAGCAGAAATGCAACATGCAGCGCTGCACCGACTACCCCGCAAGTGCG atCATTTCCTACATCCCCTCGGAGAACGCCGTTCAGTGCCGCACCACCACCTACGGGTGCTGCTACGACCGCACCACCCCCGCTGCCGGGCCCAATGGAGAGGGCTGCCGTGACCCACCCGCACCTT TCGAGCGCTCCATCTGCTCGCTGCCTAAGGCCGCTGGATCCTGCTCCAGCTGGACGGCGCGCTACTTCTTTGATGTTCTAAGCGGCAAGTGTACCGAATTCTGGTACGGAGGCTGCCACGGCAACAGCAATCACTTTGCAACACAGGAGGAGTGCCACAGGGTCTGCCACGAGCCTAATGGCAGAGCAAACGGCAATGGAAACGGCAATGGAAACGGAAATGGTCACAGAAACGGAAATGGAAATGGAAATGGAAATGGTAACGGTAACGGCCACGCCAATGGAAATGGCAATGGTAATGGCCGCACCAATGGGAATGGAAATGGCAACGGCCACACCAACGGAAATGGAAACGGCCGCACCAATGGAAATGGAAATGGAAATGGCCACACCAATGGAAACGGAAATGGTAACGGTTACACAAACGGAAATGGAAACGGCCGCTCCAATGGAAATGGCAACGGTAATGGCCGCACCAATGGAAATGGTAACGGTAACGGTTACACAAACGGAAACGGCAACGGCCGCTCAAATGGAAATGGCAATGGTAATGGCCGCACCAACGGAAACGGTAACGGCAACGGCCACACCAACGGAAATGGCAATGGTAATGGTTACTCAAACGGAAACGGTAACGGCCGCCCCAACGGCAATGGCAATGGCAATGGTAACGGTTACTCAAACGGTAATGGAAATGGTAACGGCCACCCCAACGGCAATGGCAATGGTAATGGTTACTCAAATGGCAATGGAAACGGTAACGGCCACCCCAACGGCAATGGAAACGGTAACGGCCATGGCAATGGTAATGGTAATGGTTATTCAAACGGCAATGGAAATGGCAACGGCCGAACCAACGGTAATGGAAACGGCAATGGAAACGGTAACGGCTACCCCAACGGCAATGGCAATGGAAACGGTAACGGCTACCCCAACGGCAATGGCAATGGAAACGGTAACGGCCACCCCAACGGCAATGGTAATGGTTACTCAAACGGCAATGGAAACGGTAACGGACATGGAAACGGTAACGGACGCACCAACGGCAATGGTAATGGTTACTCAAATGGTAACGGTAACGGCCAACCCAACGGCAACGGTAACGGGCACACCAACGGAAATGGCAACGGTCGCTCCAACGGAAATGGAAACGGTAACGGCCAAAACGGTAATGGTCACTCCAACGGCAATGGAAACGGAAATGGAAACGGTAATGGAAATGGTTACCCAAACGGTAACGGAAATGGCCGCTCCAACGGATACGGACTGCGCGCCAACGGAAACGGAAATGGAAACGGCAACGGAAATGGCGAGGACTACAACGGAAATGGAAACGGAAATGGCCACCGCAACGGAAACGGCAATGGCCGCTCCAATGGCTACGCCCAGAGGGTAGCATCCAGCGTGGCCCAAACTGCCCACAAGGCCCGCGTCATCTTGAAGGCCCGCAGGCCTCACTTTGTCACCGTGAAAAAGCACTTCATCCCCGCGGCCAG TTTGACTTTGCCAGCCCAGGTCAAGATTGACCAGTCGGACCCGTCCGCCGTAGAGGCCCTGGCGGGCCAGACGGTGGTGTTACCCTGCAGAGTCAACCCACCGCCCAGTTCCACCGTGGCGCTTCAGTGGAGCAAGGATGGAGCCGCATTGACGTCACGCAG ACATCAACAGCAGCCCAACGGTTCGCTGCTGCTTGGTCCTGTCAGCAAGTCGGACGAAGGCTGGTTCTTGTGTGTGGCCACCAAGGAGCAGGAAAGAGACCACCGCTACGTTTACCTGACTGTCTCAG AAGGAGCGTCCCAGCCGCAACCCACGCCCTTGCCGACGGACGAACGTTCGCCAGG GTTCACCCTGGAGCGCTCGGCCCCATCCTTGCTGGAGATGCGAGCGGGACAGACGGCCCGACTGCCGTGCACCGTCGTACCCGCAACCTCACTCAGATACGTCAGCGTACAAtggagccgagacggacgcacaCTCAGCGACTCCAG GTTTGTCCAGCAGTTAGATGGCACACTGCTCATTGAGTCACTTCGGACGGAGGACGCCGGTGTGTACACTTGCTCCGCCTCCACGCAGCATCAGCTGGAACAGAGACGCGTACAGCTCAGAGTTCAAG CTGCCTTGCGGATCACCAAAGCACCCGACAACATCCAAGTACCTGAAGGCAGCACGGCACTGCTACCCTGCGTGGCGTCGGGAGTCGACGTAAGCATCGGCTGGTCCAG GAACGGCGTCCCAGTGCGTCCGGACGGACGTAAGGTCCAGGTGTCTGCCGACGGGAGCCTGATCCTCAACAATGTGCAGGCATCCGACGAGGGCACCTACACGTGCAACGCCTACGCCGGCATCTACTCGGCCAGCGCCTCGGCTGACGTGCGCCTCCTCAAAAATTTACAAACAG GCGGGGTTATGACATCACCATCGGCTACGGCATGCTTGGACCAGCCCGAACTGGCCAACTGTGAGCTGGTGGTCTACGCCCGGCTGTGCACCAACCAGTACTACGCTGCCTTCTGTTGTGCCAGCTGTGCCCGCCAAGCACGCAGCGGTGACAGGTTAGCTCGGTGA